TCCACAGCGACGGTCCCAGAACGGAGCCCTGAGGAACTCCACAGGTGGTGCTCCGAGCTGTCCGCGCCTCGCCGACGAGGAGGGTCCTGTCCTCCAGGTAGGATCGGATGGTCCGGTTTATGTACTGAGGGACCTTTTTCCGTCTAAGGGCGGCGTCGATGCGCGGCCAGGGGACAGTGTTGAATGCATTACGGACATCCAATGACACCACCACGCAGAGGTCGCGGTGTTGGGTCGCGCCGGCGGCGGCACCTCGGGCCGCGGCGATCACCCGTTCGATGGCGTCTTCTGTCGATCGCCCGTGGTGGAAGCCGAATTGGTTATCGGACCACTGGCCGGTCGAGTTCAGGACGTTCAGGTGCTCGTTGAGTCTGGTGAGGAGTAGTCGCTCGAGGAGCTTGGCCATGGAGTTGAGCATACACAACGGCCTGAAGCTCGACGGGGAGAGGACGGGTTTGTCCGGTCCCTTCCGGAGGAGGACGAGCCTAGAGATCTTCCAGCGTTCGGGGAACCTGCTCTCTGAGAGGCACCGGTTGAACGCATCGAGGAAGACTTTAGGCGCGATTTTTGAGACCCGGAGTAGAACCTTGTTCGGGATGCCGTCGGGTCCCGTGGCTTTGGAAGGCACACCTCGCGCAGCTCTGGTATCGTGAACTGGGGTGTCGCGGGACCGGCGGCGTCGTAGGTTAGGCGAGGCTCGGACGCCCAATCGGTGGCCGGCGGTTCCGGGAACAGTTGATCAGCGATGGAGTCTTCTCTGCCGAGAGCTTCGACGCCCGGCCGCTTCCGGGAGATCTTTTTCGTGACGACCCTGTACGGCAGGCCCCAGGGGTTGTGGTCCACGGATCGGCAGAGATCGGCCCAGCTTTTGGCCTGAGCCACGCGGATGGCGTCGCGTAGAGCTTTCCGTGCTTCGGTGTTTGCCGCGCGATGAACATCCGTCTGTTCTCGCGGGTCGCGCCTCCGGGCGGAACGTTGGGCCGCTCTTCGCGCCTTGACGATGGATCGTCGGAGAGTGGCCAAGTCGTTGGACCACCAGTGGGCAGATCTTCTGCCCGCTATCGGGGTGGCCCTCGGAGGCATGCACGAGTCACAAGCCGCCACCAGGTAGTCGATCAGCTGATCGGCTGCTCCGGTCGCGGTGGTGGAGTCATCGACAACGGGTTGGGCCGTATTGGCTAGGTGCGCTGCGAGGGCGACGGGATCCAGCTGCCGGTACGACCAGCCCGCAGGGCGGTTGCGGTCGATTTCGTCGCTGTCGACCGGTGTCGGGAGTATCGAGACCTCGACGTATCTGTGATCGCTGGCGGACTCGACGTCTTCCAGGACGCTCCAGTCTCGTATGACTGCTGGCGCCGCGAGTCGGGAGAACGTGATATCGATGATCGACTCTGCGTTGATCCACCGGTAGGTGGCCGTGTCGCCAGTGTTCTCGACGCTCATCCCCAGGCTGGCGGCGAGGTCGGCCAGCTGATCACCCCTCCGGTCGTTGCGCGCCGAGCCCCACTCTTGCGACCAGGCGTTGAAGTCGCCGCAGATGACTAGGTGGGTCCGGCGGTCGCACTCGTTGGCAGACCAGTGGACGTCGTCTAGAAAGGCGGCAAAGTTTTCGGCGGTGTCGTTGCGAGAGTTGTAACAGCTGTACACTCTCAGGCCCCGTCCCTGTATCCAGGTGTAACCGCGACCGGCGCTGTAGGTTTCCGCGACGAAGTCGGCAGCCGCAGACAGGGCGACTGCGCAGGTGCCGTCGTCGCTGCGGACCCATCTGTCGTCGTTGGCGGGATGCCAGTTGGGTTCCGGGACGGCGAGGACGTGGGCTCCCCTCTCGGCCGACGTCTGCTGAAGGAGGCTCTGGGCCGTGGAGCTCCGTTGGAGATTAATCTGGATTATGCGGATCATTTACGGTTCGCGGAGTTGATGACTGCTAGAGCTGCCCGCCGGGCGGCGCAAGCACCGGAGCCGGGCTTGTGTGGCACGCGTGTGGCCTTCGTGCGGTCGCAAGCGACGCACAGGTCCGCGCTTTCGGTGCATGTGGACTCGGTGTGTCCGGTCAGTCCGCATCTCCGGCAGGCGTGCGAGAGGTCGGGTCCGGTGCACTGCCGCGAGCTATGGCCGTTGCCATGGCAGCGGTAGCACTTTGCCGGCTCAGGTCTTCGCTGGGTGGTAGCTTTTGTCGGCCGATTTTATGCTTGACGGTAGTTGTCCTGGTGGGCTGGTTTTTGCAGCAAACTGGAAAAGCGAACTCGCGTTGTGACCGGACTGTCACCGTGCACTTAACGCACGATCCGGTTTTTGCGTTTTTGGTCGATAAGCCCGATTTGGCGAACTTTTTTGAAGCTGCGTAATTCGGTAGCGCTTTTTCCGGATCCCTTACAAAGCGCTGTCGGCTTTGCTCGGGCGACCGACTGCGGACCCGCTGAGTACACCAAAAGATGCGCACGGGCGGTGCGAATTTTTTGGTGTATCGAACGGGTGTGTGCGGTATTTGGTTTGACGGTAGTGGCGAGAATAGAGTGGCCGTGCGGTCGGGCGGCCGGCCGCGGAGGACTTAGGTCGCCGTTAATCGCTCGGGTTTGATCCTACCTTTGAGCGCGATAGCTTTTTCGCTTAGTTGGGTGCGGCCGAAGCGATCAAGACATCAACCGCGAAGATCGGGCGAACTTTCGGTCCAACTTTTCGGCGGCGGCGGGCGCCGGATTTCGTTGAACTGATTTCACGATATCTCGGGCGCGGCTTGTCGGATTTTGACGCGAGATGTATTGGCGTGACGGCGGTGTCGAGACGAATCGACAGGTACCTGAATCGAGCGGATCGGTTGGATGTTTCCGGTGAAAACAAAAAACGCGACGGGAGCGATGCGGAGGTGCGTGTTGTCGGtttcaacctaacctaacctgtaaacataataactagaataagataataataccATACTCAGAACTCTATTAGCTTCAGggttatttttgaataataggAATACACTATTTAAACTCCTTCGGCAGTATCGGATAACGgactagataaaaaataattataattattacagaaAGCCTTAAAGCCATAACTTGGCATTACTTGACAGAAGTGGAACCAGCAACCACAAAGTTTACTTTCgggaaaaatactttttacGGCGGTCATTAAAGCTCTTTCATAATCTGTAATAATAGTGAGTTTGTTGTGCATAGTTTAATGGTAGTACTCTTCTAACCAGGCCCTATTTTTATGTGCACTACGACACACAATGTGCACCACGAATGTACAAGTGTGCACTACGATTTGAACGTGTGTGAACTAtggttttattatacattataccagCTACTATGAAATATGAGTATTTCctggatttttataaattcaaattatatttaatttttatcaatttttaaacattgttatcagtaaaaatattttttgttgaaaaaaaaaatgataactatTCATTGTTGGTGATCTAATCTAGTAATCTATGCGTTTGTGCTGCAACTATAGACCTAAATTTAAGTATAAGGTTAGTGGCTATAACCACGTTTAGCGTTTAGCGTTTAGTTGATAATAGTATgtgattatcataatatcatataatatacataatattatactattataggtaaataataatttttaagtttttattcatttagTCAAACAAAAGATATTGTTACTGtttgaaactaaataaaaaatttaaaacacctTATGAATGGACAAATTCTtgataaaaagacaaaaattatCAGATTCTGTAGATCATCATCATTTTAAATCTGGTTCTGaaatagattttactaattgtaGATGTTTGacgtttgttttattaaattatacttaactataacattattattattattcataaagtatgttataatataatacataaagtaatgtcttagaataattattagtcactttgaataatattttgtgttttactAAGTtagtattttataggtactacgGCAATAGTTAAAgaaatagaacaaaatattttgactctttttgagctatttattaatattctgtaaTCTCTATCTATTCTATAATCTATGGTAGGTACcacttacttttatatttatcaccATTAtcttattaatatgaatataaattattttatttacttttacattttatttagcttacctatatttaaagtGTAGTTGCATTTACTGTCATTTACACTgtaaattggatttttttatcGTGCAATAGTTTGAAAAATGAATGTGTTCAAAATTGTTTCCGTAAAGCTGGATTCTTGATTGATGGATCGGACATGAATCCCAATGAGAATGCCCTGACTGAAATTCAAGATATCTTTGCTGCACTTGATTTTGACCAAGAACGATTTCTTCAAATTGATGACCAACTTGAGACGCAGCAAACCCATGATTCGGCTATATCCATGATTGAGAATGAAGGTGAAAAAGACGAAGACAACGACGAAAACCAACATGAAGAACCAGAAAATATGGTAAAAGATTACAATACTGCTATCTGCTACCTCGAGGAACTACAAAAATTTTCCCTCACAGTGTCCAATAGTGAGCTTTTGGATTTGATTTCGAGAGCCAAGGAGTGTGTGGAACGCGAAGccttacaaaataaaaagcaaaaatCAATAActgatgatatatattattattttaactgatattatatcttctctacatcatgctgaatatttagttttttattatatattatataggtacctatatacatataattatgattttttatttggttatttGGGTGTACTTGGGTCAGTAGGTATTGAGCTTTTATTAACTGTTTAAACTTGTAccttatacttattgtatatttgtatgtagaTATTACTAATTccattattgtacatatatgtgtcaattaataaatgaaaatataaatatcatacaataaatatatatttatttaaatttataaatttgtacgATATGGCtacataccataatattattacaatttttacattggtatattattccaaaacattggtttattttaataatctatacaatataacataaaatatattatgttggcaTGCACATTATTGACATTTGAACAACAATTAAtacacttaaataaaatttaaatgtaaatctcCTTTATTACGACTCCTATAAAAGTCGACCTTCGAGGGTCGCCACTCTGGTATTAAATTCTGAGCTACCAAACTGCCGTGATTTTTTGCGTCAATATTGTACCATTGAAAGATACGGAAGCGGTGTCACCTTATCTACACTACATCGTGGTTACACACATATTCAGAGGCCTCAAATACTGGATCATTTATTTCTTCATTTGTCATTGTAGAATATGGTTTTCTAATACATTTCATATGAGCCCCCATCTACTGCAAATATCGCACTGGATCATACACACTTTTGATTTTCCATGGCTAGTACAGTATAAACATTCATTAGACATATCATCATAATACTAATCTTTTCTGTGAAGCATAACGGTATTCATTTATATCAAATGTATTAGTTTAatgatgattttttaaatacaagtctaaaaatatacagtaggtatacactACAATTGTTCCTTGTAACTGTCATATTGATAACAGTGTTCAAGTGTTTTAAAAGTCAAGTTTTCAATTTGATGATTtgttatgttcatattttttaaattatacaatccaGTCAGAACAATTACTTTCATGAACTCCGAAGGggtctaaataaaatacaacttctttatcaaaatctaatatatatataagcactaatgatttgcatttttatgaaatgggacaaataatacattaggtaggtacttttggAAATACTGTTAACAATAAACTTATCTGAAATGATACTTTTCTTACCATTAATTATAGAAGTTCCTTCGGAACATGGCTGTGCACTAATAAAACTACCACATTGTTTCATAAAAGTACAGATCAAATGATCAATACATTGACCACTAAGCCAATTACTATCGAAGAGTGCATCATAATCAGTAACATCTATATTATTTCTTCTGTGTAATGGCAATATGTAAGTCGCAACAATAAAAACTTTTCgaaaatatagattattaattgAACTGTAATACAGAGGATTAATATTTCCAGAATTAATTTCATTTCTGACTGTTACTCGTGGATCAGTTTTATGATCTGTGTTATTTACAAGTTCTTTAAGAATTGAGTTTATTTCCAGATTTATTTGCTGTCTGTATTATTCATGGTTGATACTTTCTTATTACTTTCAATCAATTTAGTACATGTCATATTTTTgtcttcaatattaattttattttaagctttatctaaatattttatccaGTCAAATTCCTCACTTGGTAAGCATGAAAAGTATAACCATCAGACAGTTTTTACATGAAaccatttttttcaacataaatTGTTCTTCTGTTGCACtttgctttataatattataatatttatatcatttgtaTGTTCCACaaattaaacaacaataacGTTTACTATCAGAATTCTCAAGTAATAATTCTTTGATGTGTGTTCGGTGGAGTTTTGGATCAAAGTCTAATTCTATATTTCTCTGCTTAATTAATTGTTCTACAAAATACAGCACATAAATCCCAATATTCCAACTGTTTTTGTGGTTTGAAAGTTATGTATAAATTCCCAGTCTTCTAGGTGACTTACAAGAtaaggtacattttttcaattaatcaaatattaaccGGGACGCAATTCGTACATTCGTGAGAAAATCGCGGATGCAACTCGGATGTGTCGTGCAAAAATGATGTGCTCCACAAGGTTCTAAATACCTCAACATCATCCAATACTATTCGTATAATAAACCTCTTCCACTTTTCATGTTTACAATGTGCATAAATAGACATAACTACACAACGACCATCATTATACTCTGTTCCATCTAAAGACTAAAGAGTGAACCGCTTTCGCGCACGCAGACAGTTGAACTGCCGAACAATGCCTGACCCCATGCGATGGCTATGTGTTCTGTGATTGGCAGACAGTCATCGCCGGCCGTCGTCGGGTGCCTGTGCTAACGCTCTCGCCGATTGTGGTTGGGATGCGCGGAATAATGTGTTTTGGTCAGCCGAGTTAGACTAAGTTCACTCTTAGatgcgttat
This genomic window from Metopolophium dirhodum isolate CAU chromosome 1, ASM1992520v1, whole genome shotgun sequence contains:
- the LOC132950632 gene encoding uncharacterized protein LOC132950632; amino-acid sequence: MIRIIQINLQRSSTAQSLLQQTSAERGAHVLAVPEPNWHPANDDRWVRSDDGTCAVALSAAADFVAETYSAGRGYTWIQGRGLRVYSCYNSRNDTAENFAAFLDDVHWSANECDRRTHLVICGDFNAWSQEWGSARNDRRGDQLADLAASLGMSVENTGDTATYRWINAESIIDITFSRLAAPAVIRDWSVLEDVESASDHRYVEVSILPTPVDSDEIDRNRPAGWSYRQLDPVALAAHLANTAQPVVDDSTTATGAADQLIDYLVAACDSCMPPRATPIAGRRSAHWWSNDLATLRRSIVKARRAAQRSARRRDPREQTDVHRAANTEARKALRDAIRVAQAKSWADLCRSVDHNPWGLPYRVVTKKISRKRPGVEALGREDSIADQLFPEPPATDWASEPRLTYDAAGPATPQFTIPELREVCLPKPRDPTASRTRFYSGSQKSRLKSSSMRSTGASQRAGSPNAGRSLGSSSSGRDRTNPSSPRRASGRCVCSTPWPSSSSDYSSPDSTST